GCCGGAGGTGTGCGGGTACGTGACCGCCAAGCACGCCTTGCTCGGCCTCACCCGGTCCCTTGCCCGCGACTACGGCCGGGACGGGGTGCGGGTGAACGCGGTGTGCCCCGGCTGGGTGCGTACGCCGATGGCGGATGCCGAGATGGACGAGCTCGGGCGGCTGCACGGGATCGGGCGGCAGGAGGCCTATCGGCTGGCGACCAAGGACACCCCGCTCGGCAGGCCGGCCGAACCGGAGGAGATCGCCTCGATCATCGCCTTCCTCGGCTCGGCCGACTCCGCCGTGATGACCGGCACGGTACTGCCCGCCGACGCCGGCGCCACCGCCGTCGACCTGCCCACCCTCGCCTTCGCCCCCTGAGCGGGACCGTGAACGTGGCTTTCGGGTCACCTGACGTCGCAAAGGTGCCGTTCGCAAAATCTGACGTCCGGAACGCCACGTTCAGGGGCTTCCGGTGGCGGAGAGGTGGATGTCGGTGCCGCCCTCGCTGACGATGCGGTACTCGCGGGGCGGCAGGCCGTAGGCGGCTTTGAACAGGCGGCTGAAGTGCGCGGCGTCGATGAACCCCCAGTGCGCGGCCACACTGCTGACGGCGAGGTCGGACTGGTCGGGGTCGCGCAGGTCGCGGCGGCAGTGCTCCAGCCTGCGTTCCCGGATCCACCGGGACACCGTGGTGTTCTCCCTGCGGAACAGCTTGTGCAGGTAGCCGGTGGAGATGTGCATCGCAGCCGCCACCATGCCGGGGGTGAGGTCGGTGTCCTCGAGATGGGCCTCGATGAAAGACTTCGCGCGCAGCACCAGGGAACGGTGCCCCGGCGGGCGCCGGGTGGTGTCCTCGCCGAGCTGGCCCGCGAACGTCGTGGCCACCATGTCGACCACGTTGTCGGCGAGCCGCAGGGCCTGCGCCGCGTCGATCTCGTCCATTCTGGACACCAGGTTCAGCAGCAGCGGCCCGAGCAGCGCGCCCACGCTGTGCCGTCCGGACACCCTGCTCGCGGTGACCCGCTCCAGCTGCTCGGCTGGCAGGTGCAGGTTCCGGCGCGGGAACATCAGGGTCAGCATCTGGCAGGTGTCCTCGAACACCACGGTGTAGGGCCGGGAGGTGTCGTAGATCGCCAGGTCGCCTGGGGTGAGTGAGGCCTCCCTGCCGTCCTGCTGCACCAGGCAGTAGCCGCGCACCGGCATGCTCAGCTTGTAGTGCGGCGGCAGGTCGTCCTGCCTGCCGATCAGCCTGCCCGGCCGGTGCGCGCGGTGCGCGTCCGCGGTCACCTCGCCGACCCGCAACTCGCCGAACACCTGACCCGCGATCTGGCCGCGGAAAGACTCGGCGTCGTCCAGCCGCATTTCCAGCGGTACATAGGCCTCCGAGGCGGCGGCCCGCCACAGTTCGGTGCGTTCGCGGGCGGGGACATCACTGGTACGAACGAGGATCGTCATGGAACCTCCAAGGCGGCGGTGGCGGTACCGGTCCGTTCGAGCGCCGCGCCGGTGATCAGCTGGGCCGCCTTCTCGGCGATCAGCACGGCGGGCGCGTTGGTGTTGCCCGTGGTGACGGTCGGCATGATGGAGGCGTCGGCGACCCGCAGACCGTCCACTCCGTACACTCGCAGCTCCGGATCGACCACGGCGTCCTCGCCGATGCCCATCCGGCAGGTGCCCGCCTGGTGGTGGTAGGTGAGCACACTGCGCCGGACGTAGGCGTGCGGGTTTCCGGTCGACGGTCCCGGGTAACGCTCAACCGCGCCCCAGGCTCGCAACGCGGGCGCGTTGCCGATCTCCCGGCACAGCTCGACGGCGGTGGCCAGGGCGGTCACGTCCGAGGTCGCGGACAGCGCCCGCGGGTCGATGCGCAGCCGGTCGCCCGTCACGCTCAGCTCGCCCCGGCTCGCCGGCCGTACCAGGCCCGCCATCAGCGAGAACCCGTTGGCCGGCCCGGACATCCACGGCTGGTAGAGCGGCACGCTGAAGTGCAGCGGTTGCAGGTCGGGCACGGCGAGGCCCGGCCTGCTGCGCCAGAACAGCTGGGTCTGGGTATGCGGCAGTCCGGGGGTGTGCGCGATCTCCCGCTGGGCGGAGAACACCACCGGCACCAGCCAGTGATCCTGCAGGTTGCGGCCCACTCCTGGCAGGTCGACCAGCGGTTCCACCCGCGACCCGCGTAGCCGGGCAGCGGGGCCGATCCCGGAGCGCAGCAGCAGCGCGGGCGAGCCGATCGCGCCGGAGGAAAGGATCACCTCCCGCTCCGCCAGCGCGGTGACCGTCCGCCCACCGTGCCGCAGCCGCACCCCGGCGGCCCGTCCCCCGTGCACCACGAGCCGATCCACCTGCGCCCCGGTGAGCACCGTCAGCCGGGGGTCTCCGAACACCGGCGCCAGGTAGCTGCCCGCCGTTGTGCACCGCCGCCCGCCCGCGATGGTCAGGGTCATCGGGCCGACGCCGTCCTGTTCCCCCTGGTTGCAGTCGGGGTTGAACGGGATACCGGCCTGCTGCGCGGCAGCCATGATCGCCTGCTGCACCGGGTCCGGTTCGAACCCGGTGAGCAGCTCCAGCGGCCCCGCCTCGATCCGCTCGAACAGTGGCCGCACGTCCCGCCATGCCCAGCCTGCGTTGCCGAGGTAGGCCCAGTGGTCGTAGTCGGCGGGGTTACCGCGCACCCAGATCATCGCGTTCAGCGCATGCGAGCCACCGAGCACCCGGCCGCGCGGCAGATGCAGGCGGCGCCCGGCGGCGCCGCGCTGTGGCACGGTCTGGAAGTCCCAGTCCTGCGCGGAGTGCCACAGCTCGTGCATCCGCAGCGGGTCGTGGATGGCCGGGTTGGTGTCCATCCCGCCCGCCTCCAGCAGCAGCACAGTCGCCCCGGCTTCGACGAGGCGCCGGGCCAGTACGCACCCCGCCGAACCGGCCCCGACCACCACGTAGTCCGCCTGGTACTCCGCCTCGCCCATGATCAGGCCTGGTGCCCGAGCTTGAACCCGTTGGCTCCGTCGGCGGTGCCGAAGCCGTCGGCGCCGACGGTGACGGTGGCCTCGCGTACCGCGGGCTGCCGGGTGGGCACCGGCTCGCCGTCCAGGTCGAGCACCGTGGAGGCCTCGGCGTACCAGGACGGCACCACCTCGTGCCCCCAGAACGAGCGGCGCCGGTTGTCCCGCACATCCCAGCGCACGGTCGGGTTGTCCGGGTCGCCGGTGTAGTAGTCGCTGGTGTAGATCTCGATCCGGTGCCCGTCCGGGTCGCGCAGGTACAGGTAGAAGGCGTTGGACACGCCGTGCCGCCCTGGGCCGCGCTCGATCATGTCCTCGCTGCCCAGTGCCCCGAGCAGGTCACAGGTGTGCAGGATCTGGGCCCGTTCCCTGGTGGCGAACGCGATGTGGTGTAGCCGCGGTCCCTCGCCGGCGGTGAGCGCGATGTCGTGCACCGTCTGCTTGCGGTACAACCAGGCCGCGTACAGGTTGTCCTCGGTGTCCTCGATGGTCTCCGAGACCCCGAAGCCGAGCCCGGTGTAGTACTCGTGACCCGCCCGCACATCCGGCACCACCACGTTGAAATGGTCCAGCCTGGCCAGCGCGTTGCCGGGGTGCAGGTCGTAGCGCTGGGTGAACCGGGGCGTGTGCTCGGCGGCGTAGAACAGCTCCACCGGGAACCCGAGCGGGTCGGTGAACCGTACCGCCTCGCCGATGCCGAGGGTGTCCCCGGCGGGCACCGCGCGCACCGGTACCCCCAGTTCGGCGTAGTAGCGCCGGGCCACTTCCAGCTCGTCCGGCTTGCGGACCCGGTAGGCCAGCCTGCGCAGCGCGGGCTCCGTGCCCTCGCGCAGCACCAGGCTGTGGTGCAGGTACTCCTCGAAGGCCCGCAGGTACAGCACACCGGGCCGCTCGGCGGTGACCACAAGGCCGAGTACGTCCACATAGAACCAGCGGGCCACCGCGAGGTCGGTGACGATGAGCTCGGCGTAGGCCGAGCGGATCAGATCGGGGGGAGTGGGCATGTCGAACCTTCCTTACCGGGCACCGAAACGCGGGGTGTGCACCTCGCCGAGCGACACGTGCACCACGTGTTCCGGCGCGTAGAAGTCGATGCTGCGCCAACCGCCCTCGTGGCCGACGCCGCTGCTCTTCACCCCGCCGAACGGGGTACGCAGGTCGCGGATGTTGTGCGAGTTGAGCCAGACCATGCCCGCCTCGATCGCCCCTGCGACCCGGTGTCCCCGGCGCAGGTCGCTGGTCCACACGTATCCGGCGAGGCCGTAGCTGACGTCGTTGGCCAGCCGGATCGCCTCCTCCTCGGTGTCGAACGGGGTCAGCCCGACCACCGGTCCGAAGATCTCCTCGTTGAAGATCCGGGCGTCCGGGCCGACATCGCCGAACACGGTGGGCGCAAGGTAGTTCCCCGCAGGCAGCTGCTCCGGCCGCGCGCCACCGGCCAGCAGGGTGGCTTCCCGCTTGCCGATCTCGACGTAGTTCAGCACCCGCTCGTAGTGCTCCGGGTGCACCAGCGCGCCCACCTCGGTGGCCGGATCGTGCGGCGGACCGACCACCACCCGGCCGGCGCGCTCGGCGAAGCGCTCGGCGAACTCCGCGTACCGCTCCCGCTGGACCAGCACCCTGGAGCCCGCGGTGCAGCGTTCCCCGTTCAGCGAGAACACCCCGAACACCGCGGAGTCCAGTGCCGCGTCCAGGTCGGCGTCGGCGAACACCACCACCGGCGACTTCCCGCCCAGCTCCATGGAAAGGCCCTTGAGGTGCTCGGCGGCCCTGCGCATGATCGTCTTGCCGGTGGTGGTCTCCCCGGTGAAGGACAGCAGCGGTACGTCCGGGTGATCGACCAGCGCCTGTCCCGCCTCCTCGCCGATCCCGTTGACCAGGTTGAACACCCCGTCCGGCAGCCCGGCCTCGGCGAAGATCTCCGCCCACAGGCTCGCCGAGAGCGGGGTGAACTCGGCGGGTTTGAGCACCACCGTGCAGCCGGAGGCCAGCGCGGGCGCCAGCTTCCAGCTCTCCAGCATGAACGGGGTGTTCCACGGCGTGATCAGCCCGGCCACCCCGGCCGGTTTGCGCAGCACGTAGTTCAGCTGCGCACCCGGAACGGAGTAGGCCTCCTCGTGCAGGCCGACGATCAGGTCGCCGAAGAACCGGAAGTTCTCGGCCGCGCGGCGAGCCTGCCCGCGGGCCTGGGTGATCGGCAGCCCGCTGTCGAAGGACTCCAGCTCGGCCAGCCGTTCCTCGCGAGCTTCCACGGCCTCGCCGATGCGGTACAGGATCCTGGCCCGCTCCCTGGCCGCCATCCCCGGCCAGGGGCCCTCGGTGAACGCGGTGCGGGCTGCCCGTACCGCCTTGTCGACGTCCTCGGCCTGCCCGGCCGCGGCGGTGGTGTAGACGGTGTTCGTGGCCGGCTCCAGCACCTCGAACTCGGCTCCGGACACGCTCTCGGTCAGCTCGCCGCCGATCAGGTGCGGCAGCCGCTTCGGCAGGTTCTGCGGTGCGCTCATGATGGGACTCCTTCGAAGGGGGTGAGCAGGTCCTCGTTGCCGGACAGCAGTTCCTCGATCCGGGTCCGGCCCGCCGCGGTCGGCGTGATCAGGGGCGGGCGGACGTGCGCGGACGAGATCAGCCCCCGCTGGGCCAGCACCCATTTCGCCGGGGCCGGGTTGGTCTCGGTGAACAACACGTCCACCAGCGGATGCAGCCGGTAGTGCAGCTGCCGGGCCCGTTCGAAGTCGCCATCGGTCCAGGACTGGTACATCTCGGCCACCGCGGCGGGTGCCAGGTTGGCCACCGCGCTGACGAAACCGACCCCGCCCAGCGCCAGCAGCGGCAGGCAGAGCAACTCGATCCCGGACCACACCAGCAGCTCCGGCCCGGTCTCGTGCAGCACCCTGGAGAAGTGCTCGAAGTCCTTGGTGGTTTCCTTGATCCCCACCAGGTTGTCGAACTCGCGGAACAGCCTGCCGACGGTCTCCGGCGCGATGTCCACCGCCGTGCGCATCGGCACGTTGTAGATCACCAGCGGCAGATCGGGGAACTCCCTGGCCACCGTGGCGTACCACTGGTAAAGGGCCTCCTGGGTGGGCCGGGCGTAGTACGGCGTGATGATCAGCGCCGCGTCCGCACCCGCGTCCATGGCGATGGCGGTGAGCTCCAGCGTCTCGTCGAGCTTGGCCGAACCGGTGCCGGGCAGGAAGGGGACCCGGTCGCCGATCTCCTCGGCCGCCGCCCTGATGGCCGTGGCCCGCTCGGCCACGCTCTGCGCCCCCGGCTCCCCGGTGGAGCCGCCCAGTGAGACACCATGCGAGCCGCTGGCCAGCTGCCAGCGGACCAGCCCGCGCAGCCCGGCCTCGTCCAGCGCGCCGTCCGGGGTGAACGGGGTGACCACCGGTGCGATGGAGCCGGTAATCCGGCTCGGGTCGGCACGAAACCTCATTGATCGTCCTTTCTGGACTCTGCTTGGCCGGGCTCGCGAGCGCCCCGCCAGGACCGGTAGGCCGCCAGCCACCGGCCCTCCAGCGGGTACAGGCCGTTGATCTGCTTGCCTGCCCGGACCTGCTCGGTGATGAACTCCTCCCGCGACTCCTGCTCCACCGCGTCCGCCAGCACCTCCTCGGCCACCGCGGGCGGGATCACCAGCACCCCGTCGTCGTCCCCGACCACGAGGTCCCCTGGCAGTACGGTCGCGCCACCGCAGCCGATGGCGACATCGGTCTCCCACGGCACGTGCTTGCGGCCCAGTACGCTGGGATGCTCCCCGCCGTGAAACACCGGCAGCTCCAGCCCGGCCACCACCGCGGCGTCCCGCAGCCCGCCGTCGGTCACCACGGCGGCGGCGCCGCGCAGCTGGGCACGCAGGGCGAGAATGTCGCCGATGGTGCCGGCGTCCCGCTCGCCGCGGGCCTCCATCACCAGCACCTCGCCCGGTCGTATCGACTCGATCGCGCGCTTCTGCGCGTTGAACCCGGTGCCGTGCTCGGGGAAGAGGTCCTCGCGCAGCGGCAGGTAGCGCAGGGTGCGGGCCCTGCCCGCGAAGCGCGATCCCGGCCGGGCCGGGCGCACCCTGTCGATGGCGACGTGGTCGAGACCGCGCTTGCGCAGCTGCGCGGCGAGGGTGGCGACCGCGACGGTGCCAAGCCGCTCGACGATATCGTCCGATGTGGACTCGTCGGTGCCGTATGCCTCGGCGCGCAGTTTCGGGTCGCTCGCGGGGGCCGCGCCAGGACCACCGAGCGCGGGACCTTCCACTACGGTGGTGCGCAGCCTGCCGGTACGGGCCGGGCGGTCGGGGTCGGTGCTGTCCACCTCGACCTCGACCACTTCACCGGGGGCGGCGACCGAGGCCCCGGCCGGGGTGCCGGTCAGGATCACGTCGCCCGGTTCCAGTGTGGACATCCGGGACAGGTCGGCGATCAGGTCGGCGAAGTCGAAGAGCAGGGTGTCGGTGGTCCCGCACTGCACCAGCTCGCCGCCCAGCCAGGTGCGTACCCGAAGCGCCGCAGGGTCGAGCTGGTCGGCCGGCAGGAAGTCCGGGCCCAGCGGGGTGAACCCATCCCCGCTCTTGGCCCGCAGGTTGGATCCCCGGTCGGCGTGCCGCAGCTCGTACAGCCCGAGGTCGTTGGCCGCGGTGACCCAGCCGACATGGGACCAGGCCGCCGCGGGCTCGATCCGCCGCCCCCGCTTGCCGATCACCAGCGCGATCTCGCCCTCGAAGGCCAGTAGCTCGGTGCCGACGGGGCGGGCGGCCTCCCCGCAGTGCCAGGCCAGCGAGGAGGTGGCCTTGAGAAAGTAGGACCCGTGCCGGGGAGTGCGGCCGCGCTGGGCCGCGCGGCACGGGTAGTTCAGGTGTACCGCGATGATCTTGCCGGGCCGCAGGCCCAGCGCCGCACTCACCGGATCGGTCATGGGTACACCGTGTTGCTGAGCAGCCTGCCGTGCGCCCCGAAGGTGAAATGGGTGATGCTGGTGCCGTCCTCGGCCAGCCCGAACAGGGCGCCGTGCGAGCGCATCAGCCGGTGGTCGGCCACGGTGACCGCGGCGCAGGGGACGACCTTCTCCCGCCAGGCGAACAGGTAGATACCCGGCCGGATCCGGTAGTAGGCGCAGGCGTCGGTGTCGGCGATGCCCTGTTCCGGGCCGGAATGGCAGAGGAAGGTGTACCACTGCTCGGTCAGGTAGATGTGCTCGTAGTGGTGTTGCGGGCTGTAGGACCACAGCACCCGCCTGCCCAGCAGGTCGGTACTGGGTTCCGGGGGCGAGCCGCTCACCGGAACCCCCTCGATCACCCCGGTGTGGAACTCCTGGGTTACCACGGTCGGCCGCTGCCAGGCCTGGCCGATCCGGCTCTGCACCGCCAGGGTGCGCCCGTGCCGCAGGTCCAGGATCAATGAGACGGCCTCGCTCGGGTCGTGCTCGTGCTGGAACTGCGCGTAGTACAGCTCCTCGTCCACCTCGACCAGGTGGTACGCGTCGTCCCCTCGCTCCTCGCCGAGCTCCCACTGGGTGCGCTCGGCGGTGAACCGGTGCCAGATCCGGACCCCGGAGTCCATCCGCAGCACCAGTTCCCGGCCGGCGAGCGCGGTGCTGTGCGGGGCCCGGTTGGCTTCGAACCCTGGCTGCAGGCCGTCCAGTGGGAGCCAGCCCTCGGTGTCTTCCAGCGTGCTGCTCATGGATTCTCCTCTGTGGATGGTCGGCACCCCGGTGCCGGTAGGTCCAGTGCGGGGTTGCGGTCGCAGAAGCCCGCCGGTCTGAGCGTGAATCCGCAGGTGTCCACCGGCATCACCGGCCAGTCCTCCGGCCGTGGTACGTGGGTCGGGCCGAACACGTGCCACAGCACCAGATCGGTGCCGGTGAGGTCCCGGTCCGCCGCGGTCCAGGACGGCAGGCCCGCCCCGCCCGCATGCTGGTTCGGGCAGTCCCCCGCGGGGAACCGCTCGTCCTCGGCATACCGGGTGACCCACAGGTGCTTGGTGGCGAAGGTGGCGCGCTGGTGCACGGCAGCCTCCGGCCGGGCCAGCAGGGTGGGGCCGGGCCGGGGAACCAGCTGGTAGCCCCGTGGCCTGCCGAGCTCGCCGCGGCTGTCCGGGTTGAACACCCGCCACACCCGGCCGGCAGCGGGGTCGGCGGGCCGGGCTGCCTCCGACTCCCGGCGCAGCGGGGTGGTCCGGGTGGTGAAGGCGTTGCCGTACGGGTTGTCCGGGCCGACCGGGACACCTAGCACGTCGATCTCCTCGACCGAGTTGCGCTCCCCGGCCACCTCCATGTCCAGCCGGGCGCAGAACAGGTGCTGGTGCACCGGTGCCATCAGCCCGGGGGCGATCTCGGTGGCGTACGGGCTTTCCGTACCGGGGTGCGCGGCCCCGCAGAACACGATCCCGGTGGCCTTGACCTCCAGCTCGATCCGGCCGTCCAGGTAGAAGTACCAGTAGAAGCCGTAGTCGTAGTTCCCGATGGTGGTGAAGAAGGAGATCACCAGCCGCCGGGAGCGGCGGGTTTCCACCGCGCCGGTGAGGACGTTGGTGTGCTTCCACAGGATCCCGTGATCCTCTTCGTGCAGGCAGATGGCCTGCGGGATGACCACCGGCTCGCCGTGGTCCCCTGCGACGACGGCATCCAGGTAGTGGATCACGCCGAGGCAGTCGCAGCCGAGTTTCAGCGAGTTCGCGTTCTTGCCGAGCAGGTACTCGCCCGCGTCGAAGTAGCTGATCCACCGGCGCCACGGCGCCGGATCGCCGTAGGGGACCACCATCTCGGCGATCGAGGCGCGGTAGAGCACCGGCCGCGGCTGCCCGTCCTCGGTGAAGGAGATCTGGTGCAGGGTGAGGCCCTCGCGCGGGTTGAACCCGACCCGCAACCGCCAGTTCTCCCATTCCACCTCGCTGCCGCGGACCCGGAAGCTGGGCCCCTCGGGCTGGCTGATCTCCAGCGGCTTCAGGCTGGTCCGTGCGGGCCCGACGGCCGCGACGTCGAAGTTGCCGTGCCGGGAGGGGACCGGGACCTCACCGGCGTCGTCTAGCTCGATCACCGCGCCGGCGATCAGGTCGACGGTGGCCAGCAGGCCCTCCACCGGGTGTGCCCACGGGCTGTCCTCGGTGTGCTCGCGCAGGAAGGTCAGCCCGCGCAGCAGCCGCCGGCCGCGCTCGTCCGGGCGGTCGAAGAACCCCGGGGACAACGGGGCGACGAAGGCGTGCGTGGTGTCGGTGATCCCGCGCCGGGCCATCGCCTGCTGCCAGCGCGGATCGGCCTTGACAAGGTCGGCACAGCGGTCGTACTCCTCCAGCAGGATCGCGGGCTGCCCGTAGGGCCGGTGCTCCACCTCCAGTTCGCGGTAGGACAGCAGCGTCCCGGCGCGCAGGTCGACAACGGCCTCGGCGCAGCCGCCGGTGCGCACGTCCACCAGCACGGCCTGCGCCCGCCGGGTGCACATCTGGCCCGGCCGGTGCGCGCGGACCTCGGCCTTCGGCGGTTCCAGCGGTAGCACCGAGGCGTACCGGGTGCTCTCGCCGCACCGGCCGGCCGCGGTGAGTACGGTGCGCACCCTGCCGATCTCGGCCGCGGTCAGCGGGTCGAGCGGATGGAACGTGCTCATGCACCACCTCCGCCGTGGTGCACGAAGACCCCTTTGACCTCGGTGTAGGCGTCCAGCGCGTAACGCCCCATCTCCCGGCCCCAGCCGCTGGCCTTGAAACCACCCCAGGGCGCGGCCGGGTCGGGGATCGGCGGCATGTTCACGAAGACCGAGCCTGCGCGGATCTCCGCGGCCAGCCGGTGCGCGGTACCGAGGTCGTTCGTCCAGACCGCAGCCGCCAGGCCGTACTCGGTGCGGTTGGCCCGCTCGGCGAGCGCGGCCAGCTCGTCCTCCCCGTCGTAGGTGAGTACCGGCAGCACCGGGCCGAAGATCTCGGTGGACGCGATGGCCATCGAGTCGGTCACCCCGGCGAACACCGTGGGACGGTAGAAGTAACCGCTTTCGCCCGCGCGCGCACCGCCGGTCACCAGTTCCGCGCCCTCGCCGACCCCCGCGCCGACCAGGTTCTCCACCTTGGACAGATGTTCGGCGGATACCAGCGGGCCGACCTCGGTGTCCCCTTCGGCGCCGCTGCCGATCCGCAGCCGGTCGCCACCCGCCGCCAGCTTGCTGACGAACTCGTCGGCCCGGGAGCGGTCCACGTAGAACCGGGAGTAGGCGGCACACACCTGCCCGCTGTTCAGCAGCGCGCCCTGCAGGTTGCCCTCCACCACGGCGTCCACATCGGCGTCGCGCGCGATGATGCTCGGTGTCTTCCCGCCCAGTTCCAGGGTGACCCGCTTCAGGTTGCCCGCGCTCGCGGCCACGATGGAGCGTCCGACCTCGGTCGACCCGGTGAAGGAGACCTTGTCGACCCCAGGGTGCTCGACCAGCGCCTGCCCGACCGTGCCGTCCCCGGTCAGCAGGTTGATCACCCCGGGAGGGAACCCGGCCTCCGTGGCCAGCTCGACCAGGCGCATCGTGCTCAGCGGGGTCTGCTCGGCAGGCTTCAGGATCACCGTGTTGCCGGTGGCCAGCGCCGGGGCGAGCTTCCACACGGCGATCATCAGCGGGAAGTTCCACGGGGTGATCAGCGCGCAGACCCCGACCGGCTCGCGGCAGGTGTAGTGCAGGGTGTCCGGGTAGCCGATCGGGGTGACCGAACCCTCCAGTTTGGTCACCCAGCCCGCGTAGTAGCGCAGGTGCTCGATGGCGCCGTTGACGCTGACGTTCCTGGCGACCGCCAGTGGCTGTCCCTGGTCCCTGGTCTCCAGCGCGGCGAGTTCGGTGGCGTGCCGCTCCAGGATGTCGGCAAGCCGGAACAGCAACCCGGCACGGGCAGCGGGGGCGAGCCCGCGCCAGGCCGGCGCGTACATCGCGCGCCGCGCGGCGTCGACCGCGGCTTCCACCTCGGGGCTGCCGGCCATCGACACCTCCTCGATCGGCTCTTCGGTCGCGGGATCGAGCGTGCGGAACGTGGTCCCGCTCTCGGACTTCACCCAGCGGCCGTCGATGTACAGCGAGCGGGCCATCGCGTGCTCCTTCGGTGAACCATTAACCTGTCAGGTCGCCCGAAGTATGTGCAGCCACGGCCACGCTGGTCTTGCCTGTGAAGTATCGGCAGTTGACTGTGCGGCAACCAAGCAGTTCAGCCGGGTTCACCACGGATTTCGGTATTTTCACGGACCGCCCGGCCGGCGTCGGTGGCGAAGGATCTCCGGTCAAGCAGACACCGGAGGTACGCATGACGACCGGCTACCTGTACCACGAGATGTTCGGCTGGTACGACCCGGGAAGCGCGGCAGG
The sequence above is drawn from the Amycolatopsis aidingensis genome and encodes:
- a CDS encoding MoaF C-terminal domain-containing protein translates to MSSTLEDTEGWLPLDGLQPGFEANRAPHSTALAGRELVLRMDSGVRIWHRFTAERTQWELGEERGDDAYHLVEVDEELYYAQFQHEHDPSEAVSLILDLRHGRTLAVQSRIGQAWQRPTVVTQEFHTGVIEGVPVSGSPPEPSTDLLGRRVLWSYSPQHHYEHIYLTEQWYTFLCHSGPEQGIADTDACAYYRIRPGIYLFAWREKVVPCAAVTVADHRLMRSHGALFGLAEDGTSITHFTFGAHGRLLSNTVYP
- a CDS encoding fumarylacetoacetate hydrolase family protein, which gives rise to MTDPVSAALGLRPGKIIAVHLNYPCRAAQRGRTPRHGSYFLKATSSLAWHCGEAARPVGTELLAFEGEIALVIGKRGRRIEPAAAWSHVGWVTAANDLGLYELRHADRGSNLRAKSGDGFTPLGPDFLPADQLDPAALRVRTWLGGELVQCGTTDTLLFDFADLIADLSRMSTLEPGDVILTGTPAGASVAAPGEVVEVEVDSTDPDRPARTGRLRTTVVEGPALGGPGAAPASDPKLRAEAYGTDESTSDDIVERLGTVAVATLAAQLRKRGLDHVAIDRVRPARPGSRFAGRARTLRYLPLREDLFPEHGTGFNAQKRAIESIRPGEVLVMEARGERDAGTIGDILALRAQLRGAAAVVTDGGLRDAAVVAGLELPVFHGGEHPSVLGRKHVPWETDVAIGCGGATVLPGDLVVGDDDGVLVIPPAVAEEVLADAVEQESREEFITEQVRAGKQINGLYPLEGRWLAAYRSWRGAREPGQAESRKDDQ
- a CDS encoding GMC family oxidoreductase, which produces MGEAEYQADYVVVGAGSAGCVLARRLVEAGATVLLLEAGGMDTNPAIHDPLRMHELWHSAQDWDFQTVPQRGAAGRRLHLPRGRVLGGSHALNAMIWVRGNPADYDHWAYLGNAGWAWRDVRPLFERIEAGPLELLTGFEPDPVQQAIMAAAQQAGIPFNPDCNQGEQDGVGPMTLTIAGGRRCTTAGSYLAPVFGDPRLTVLTGAQVDRLVVHGGRAAGVRLRHGGRTVTALAEREVILSSGAIGSPALLLRSGIGPAARLRGSRVEPLVDLPGVGRNLQDHWLVPVVFSAQREIAHTPGLPHTQTQLFWRSRPGLAVPDLQPLHFSVPLYQPWMSGPANGFSLMAGLVRPASRGELSVTGDRLRIDPRALSATSDVTALATAVELCREIGNAPALRAWGAVERYPGPSTGNPHAYVRRSVLTYHHQAGTCRMGIGEDAVVDPELRVYGVDGLRVADASIMPTVTTGNTNAPAVLIAEKAAQLITGAALERTGTATAALEVP
- a CDS encoding AraC-like ligand-binding domain-containing protein, with the translated sequence MTILVRTSDVPARERTELWRAAASEAYVPLEMRLDDAESFRGQIAGQVFGELRVGEVTADAHRAHRPGRLIGRQDDLPPHYKLSMPVRGYCLVQQDGREASLTPGDLAIYDTSRPYTVVFEDTCQMLTLMFPRRNLHLPAEQLERVTASRVSGRHSVGALLGPLLLNLVSRMDEIDAAQALRLADNVVDMVATTFAGQLGEDTTRRPPGHRSLVLRAKSFIEAHLEDTDLTPGMVAAAMHISTGYLHKLFRRENTTVSRWIRERRLEHCRRDLRDPDQSDLAVSSVAAHWGFIDAAHFSRLFKAAYGLPPREYRIVSEGGTDIHLSATGSP
- the hpaE gene encoding 5-carboxymethyl-2-hydroxymuconate semialdehyde dehydrogenase, translating into MSAPQNLPKRLPHLIGGELTESVSGAEFEVLEPATNTVYTTAAAGQAEDVDKAVRAARTAFTEGPWPGMAARERARILYRIGEAVEAREERLAELESFDSGLPITQARGQARRAAENFRFFGDLIVGLHEEAYSVPGAQLNYVLRKPAGVAGLITPWNTPFMLESWKLAPALASGCTVVLKPAEFTPLSASLWAEIFAEAGLPDGVFNLVNGIGEEAGQALVDHPDVPLLSFTGETTTGKTIMRRAAEHLKGLSMELGGKSPVVVFADADLDAALDSAVFGVFSLNGERCTAGSRVLVQRERYAEFAERFAERAGRVVVGPPHDPATEVGALVHPEHYERVLNYVEIGKREATLLAGGARPEQLPAGNYLAPTVFGDVGPDARIFNEEIFGPVVGLTPFDTEEEAIRLANDVSYGLAGYVWTSDLRRGHRVAGAIEAGMVWLNSHNIRDLRTPFGGVKSSGVGHEGGWRSIDFYAPEHVVHVSLGEVHTPRFGAR
- the hpaD gene encoding 3,4-dihydroxyphenylacetate 2,3-dioxygenase, giving the protein MPTPPDLIRSAYAELIVTDLAVARWFYVDVLGLVVTAERPGVLYLRAFEEYLHHSLVLREGTEPALRRLAYRVRKPDELEVARRYYAELGVPVRAVPAGDTLGIGEAVRFTDPLGFPVELFYAAEHTPRFTQRYDLHPGNALARLDHFNVVVPDVRAGHEYYTGLGFGVSETIEDTEDNLYAAWLYRKQTVHDIALTAGEGPRLHHIAFATRERAQILHTCDLLGALGSEDMIERGPGRHGVSNAFYLYLRDPDGHRIEIYTSDYYTGDPDNPTVRWDVRDNRRRSFWGHEVVPSWYAEASTVLDLDGEPVPTRQPAVREATVTVGADGFGTADGANGFKLGHQA
- the dapA gene encoding 4-hydroxy-tetrahydrodipicolinate synthase gives rise to the protein MRFRADPSRITGSIAPVVTPFTPDGALDEAGLRGLVRWQLASGSHGVSLGGSTGEPGAQSVAERATAIRAAAEEIGDRVPFLPGTGSAKLDETLELTAIAMDAGADAALIITPYYARPTQEALYQWYATVAREFPDLPLVIYNVPMRTAVDIAPETVGRLFREFDNLVGIKETTKDFEHFSRVLHETGPELLVWSGIELLCLPLLALGGVGFVSAVANLAPAAVAEMYQSWTDGDFERARQLHYRLHPLVDVLFTETNPAPAKWVLAQRGLISSAHVRPPLITPTAAGRTRIEELLSGNEDLLTPFEGVPS